In Nasonia vitripennis strain AsymCx chromosome 2, Nvit_psr_1.1, whole genome shotgun sequence, a genomic segment contains:
- the LOC103317919 gene encoding putative ankyrin repeat protein RF_0381 → MKGNRQHLLSLGRRSQQRTKTLFRALEEGDVATMNLMLKEGGLRINDRSEGQTLLHIAVLHGRCITVIRRLVRAGCLINSTGPTGDTALHLAVQYHRIHIAVELIRLGANVHATNNHGETVLQLAVANKSHVDLLAEMIPNGERYREQRFYGIASLRLATAAEWRPRDWIPALVSSYRGETIYSEELRRLVKILLDTGADVDATDVNGCSPIQSAVYTGDVKLVKTLIDAGADLDNQNRLGATALHDAILCGSEEMVQLLLTHGARVDIEIKNQSDTALHWAL, encoded by the coding sequence ATGAAGGGAAATCGCCAGCATCTACTAAGTCTAGGTCGCAGAAGTCAGCAACGCACGAAGACGCTGTTtcgggcgctcgaagagggcGACGTTGCCACGATGAATCTGATGCTCAAGGAGGGCGGCCTGCGGATCAACGATCGCTCAGAAGGGCAAACTCTTCTACATATCGCCGTCCTTCATGGACGCTGCATCACGGTCATCCGGCGTCTCGTTCGAGCAGGGTGTCTCATCAACTCCACCGGCCCCACGGGAGACACGGCTCTACACCTGGCAGTTCAATACCATAGAATCCACATCGCCGTTGAGCTGATAAGGCTTGGCGCCAACGTTCACGCTACAAACAATCATGGCGAAACTGTACTCCAACTTGCAGTGGCCAACAAAAGTCACGTGGACTTACTCGCAGAGATGATACCAAATGGTGAACGGTATCGTGAGCAGAGATTTTATGGGATAGCCTCCCTCCGTTTGGCTACTGCAGCGGAGTGGAGGCCACGTGACTGGATTCCGGCGCTCGTCTCAAGCTACAGAGGCGAGACTATCTACAGCGAAGAGTTGCGAAGACTCGTGAAAATACTGCTGGATACTGGCGCGGACGTCGACGCCACCGACGTGAACGGCTGCTCGCCGATCCAGAGCGCCGTGTATACTGGTGATGTCAAACTTGTCAAAACTCTCATCGACGCTGGTGCCGACTTAGATAACCAGAATCGCCTAGGTGCCACGGCACTTCATGATGCGATTCTTTGCGGTAGTGAGGAAATGGTCCAACTGCTGTTGACCCATGGAGCTCGCGTTGACAttgaaatcaaaaatcaaagcgacACGGCCCTGCACTGGGCCTTGTAG
- the LOC100120177 gene encoding exostosin-1 translates to MQAKKRYLLLFVTCAFLGFCYFGGYRLKAKSSSKKKTAQEDLPSYYALDPNYQENYEKWSKELNNQPPSPPNLKKCDMKTCFDFTKCKEGFTVYVYPIEDTISPLYQKILNVITESRYYTSDPSRACLFVLALDTLDRDPLSTEFVHNLPSKVARLPYWNNGKNHLIFNLYSGTWPDYIEDAMAFDYGYAMLAKASMSIMKLREDFDVSIPLFTKQHPERGGEPGLAIHNHFPNKKKYLAAFKGKRYVHGIGSETRNALHHLHNGKDLIFVTTCRHGKSWRELQDEHCPQDIREYDMYDYDVLLLNSTFCLVPRGRRLGSFRFLEALRAGCIPVILSNGWALPFHDRIDWFQAVIYADERLLFQVPDILRSVVEEKIMVLRQTTQFLWERYFSSLEKIIFTTFEIIRERIPWEGRREYRVWNRDPGALAILPKFSDTQQDLPFQDCESGDTFTAIIYSQLGSTAVLYRLLKSLAKSKYLDKIILMWNSDIPLPRKPRWQGIKVPIHIVPASGISYRFHPHPLIKTSAILSLDEDVTLNTDEIDFAFVVWQSFPNRIVGYPARSHYWDDSKRSWGYTSKWTNDYSMVLTGAAFYHRYYNTLYTETLSSTLHKTVEQSQNCEDILMNFLVSHVTRRPPIKVTQRKMYKDTTAAGKKSPWNDPDHFIQRQTCMNTFVAVFGYMPLLRSNMRLDPVLFKDPVSNLRKKYRQIELVTN, encoded by the exons atgcaaGCCAAAAAGCGCTACTTGCTCTTGTTTGTAACATGTGCATTCCTTGGCTTCTGCTACTTTGGTGGTTATCGCTTAAAGGCAAAAAGTTCAAGTAAAAAGAAGACAGCACAAGAGGATCTACCGTCTTACTATGCCTTGGATCCAAATTACCAAGAGAACTATGAGAAATGGTCGAAAGAGTTAAACAACCAACCACCATCACCTccaaatttgaaaaagtgtGATATGAAAACATGTTTTGACTTCACAAAGTGTAAGGAGGGATTCACCGTTTATGTGTATCCTATCGAAGATACGATCAGTCCATtataccaaaaaatattaaatgtcaTCACAGAATCCCGATATTATACGTCAGATCCATCACGAGCTTGTTTATTTGTTTTGGCTCTGGATACGCTTGACAGAGATCCTTTATCGACTGAATTTGTACATAATCTACCTAGTAAAGTTGCGCGATTGCCATATTGGAATAATGGAAAAAaccatttgatttttaatttgtattcGGGCACTTGGCCTGACTATATAGAAGATGCCATGGCCTTTGATTATGGATACGCAATGCTTGCAAAAGCAAGCATGTCAATCATGAAGTTAAGAGAAGATTTTGATGTATCGATACCGCTTTTCACCAAGCAACATCCTGAAAGGGGAGGGGAACCTGGTTTAGCCATCCATAATCACTTTCCTAATAAGAAGAAGTACTTGGCAGCTTTTAAAGGAAAAAGGTATGTCCATGGCATTGGATCGGAGACAAGAAATGCTCTTCACCACTTGCACAATGGAAAGGATCTCATATTTGTTACAACTTGTCGGCATGGAAAATCCTGGAGAGAATTGCAGGATGAACATTGTCCACAAGATATTCGAGAGTATGACAT GTATGACTATGATGTTCTCTTGCTTAACTCTACATTCTGTCTTGTTCCTCGAGGGCGTAGGCTTGGTAGCTTTCGATTTTTAGAAGCATTAAGAGCTGGATGTATTCCCGTTATTTTAAGCAATGGATGGGCTCTTCCTTTTCATGATCGCATCGATTGGTTTCAAGCAGTGATTTACGCTGATGAAAGGCTTCTTTTTCAA GTTCCGGACATTTTGCGATCAGTggtagaagaaaaaattatgGTGTTGAGACAAACAACGCAGTTTTTGTGGGAGCGATACTTCTCGTCGCTAgagaaaattatattcacaactTTTGAGATTATTCGCGAACGAATTCCATGGGAAGGTCGAAGAGAGTATCGCGTTTGGAATCGGGATCCCGGAGCATTGGCCATTTTACCGAAATTTTCTGATACTCAGCAAGACCTTCCATTCCAGGATTGTGAATCTGGAGATACGTTTACTGCCATAATTTACTCTCAGCTAGGGTCCACTGCAGTTCTTTATCGCCTACTGAAGAGCCTTGCAAAGAGCAAATATTTAGacaaa ATTATATTAATGTGGAACTCAGACATTCCACTACCAAGAAAGCCACGCTGGCAAGGCATCAAGGTACCAATCCATATTGTACCTGCCTCCGGAATATCTTATAGATTTCACCCTCACCCTTTGATCAAAACTAGTGCCATATTATCATTAGATGAAGATGTGACCCTCAATACTGATGAGATCGACTTTGCTTTTGTCGTCTGGCAAAGCTTTCCAAATCGAATCGTTGGGTATCCTGCTAGATCTCACTACTGGGACGATTCCAAG cgATCGTGGGGTTATACGAGTAAGTGGACAAATGATTACAGTATGGTCTTGACAGGGGCTGCCTTCTATCATCGTTACTATAATACTCTGTACACTGAGACGTTAAGCTCGACACTTCACAAAACTGTTGAGCAGTCGCAGAATTGCGAAGATATTTTGATGAACTTTCTAGTGAGCCATGTCACTCGTCGTCCTCCAATCAAAGTGACACAGCGCAAAATGTATAAAGATACAACGGCTGCTGGGAAAAA ATCTCCATGGAACGATCCAGATCATTTTATCCAGCGTCAAACCTGTATGAATACATTTGTTGCCGTTTTTGGTTACATGCCATTACTGCGATCGAACATGAGACTGGACCCTGTACTTTTTAAGGACCCTGTAAGCAACTTGCGCAAAAAGTATAGGCAAATTGAACTAGTTACTAACTAG